The following proteins are encoded in a genomic region of Galbibacter sp. BG1:
- a CDS encoding RNA polymerase sigma factor produces the protein MQQTEFLNIVTPFKDKLFRLAKRLLVSTEEAEDATQEVLLKLWSNKKKMHNYKNIEAFAMTMTKNYCFDRLKSKQAGNLKLVHTNYEDSNTSLQKKVEVNDSLDWMQKIMNTLPEQQRMVLQLRDVEQYEYKEIEEMLDMNPTAIRVTLSRARKTVREQLLKKHSYGISK, from the coding sequence ATGCAACAAACAGAGTTTTTAAATATTGTAACACCATTTAAAGATAAACTGTTTCGATTGGCCAAACGATTGTTAGTGTCTACCGAAGAGGCAGAAGATGCTACCCAAGAAGTGTTGTTAAAATTGTGGTCCAACAAAAAGAAAATGCACAATTATAAAAACATCGAAGCGTTTGCCATGACGATGACAAAAAATTATTGTTTCGATCGTTTAAAATCGAAACAAGCGGGTAATTTAAAATTAGTGCATACCAATTATGAAGATTCCAACACCTCTTTACAGAAAAAAGTAGAGGTAAACGACAGCCTCGATTGGATGCAAAAAATAATGAATACTTTACCAGAACAACAACGAATGGTGTTGCAATTAAGAGATGTAGAACAGTATGAGTATAAAGAAATTGAAGAAATGTTGGATATGAATCCGACTGCAATTCGAGTGACTTTATCGAGAGCCCGTAAAACCGTTCGCGAACAATTACTAAAAAAACACAGTTATGGCATCAGTAAATAA